In Podospora pseudocomata strain CBS 415.72m chromosome 4, whole genome shotgun sequence, the genomic stretch TGGCGGCCTCAGCGGGATGGTTGCCACGACGGTGATTCAGCCCGTCGACATGATCAAGGTGCGCATCCAGCTTGCGGGCGAgggtgtggctggtggaCCGAAGCCGACGCCCATCTCGGTGACTCGCGACATCTTGGCCAGCGGAAAGGCGCTCGATTTGTATACCGGGCTCTCGGCCGGTCTGCTCAGACAGGCCGTGTACACGACCGCCCGCATTGGGTTTTTCGACACCTTTATGGGCAGCCTGTCGGCCCGGGCCAAGGCGAACGGAAAGCAGGTTGGCTTTTCGGAGCGTGCCACTGCTGGTTTGTCGGCCGGTGGTCTGGCTGCCATGCTGGGCAACCCGGCCGATCTGGCGTTGATCCGCATGCAGAGTGATGGGTTGAAGCCGGTGGCCGAAAGGAAGAATTACAAGTCTGTGATTGATGCCCTCACTTCGATTGCGAAGAGCGAGGGCGTTGGTGCTCTTTGGGCCGGTGCGGCTCCGACGGTGGTGCGTGCCATGGCGCTCAACTTTGGGCAGCTGGCTTTCTTCAGCGAGGCCAAGGCGCAGCTGAAGCAGCGGACGCAGTGGTCGGCCAATGCTCAGACTCTGACGGCCAGCGCAGTGGCTGGGTTCTTTGCTTCGTTTTTCTCCTTGCCGTTTGACTTTGTCAAGACGAGGTTGCAGAAGCAGTCGAGGGGGCCGGACGGGAAGCTGCCTTACAAGAGCATGGTGGATTGCTTTGCCAAGGTGGCGAAGCAGGAAggggtgatgaggttttATAGAGGGTTTGGGACGTATTATGTGAGGATTGCGCCGCATGCGTAAGTGATTCGTCCCTGGGTGAAGATGACGGTCTTTTGAGACGATGCTGACTGGTGTGTTGTATAGGATGGTCACTTTGATTGTGGCTGATTACCTTGGGTGGCTGACCAAATAagagggagggtgatgggtgatgggtgatgggagATGGATAATGGGGGATGCGGTTGTGGGTGTTGATTGCGTTGGTTTCCTATAAAATCATTGTCAGGGTGCATCAagagttttctttttttgtctctGGCGTTGCTTGGAATTTTCATGTTGGTTTTCTTGTATTGGAGGGTAtcagttttttttttggttcttttttttttcttttttttttttcctgttttTATACTTAGGTATACCATGGGCCTTGGGTGTGAGTGTGAGAGAGACAAGGCTGTATATAGTTGGTTATTATTCACAATCCAATATTGAGCTGGTGTATGTAAATTACGAgagatgttgttggtgatggggtatGGTGATGTTTAAtattggtgatggtgagattGGAGATTGATAGATAGTGCACGGGCCACGTTCCCTTATTCGAGCCAAATTCTTTGCCGGTAAAACATCGGAGTTGATTGGATAAGGAAATGCAGGAACGGGACGTGCACGGGCTTCTTTGATGATCGGGGCAGGAGGTGCAACTGTGGGGAATCTCCAACCGAGcgaagctgctgctccctccATGAATAAGTTTGGgtggtttttgtttctttttttgcctGCACATTCCCACGCTCGGAtttgcttctttctttcttttatGATTTTGGCGGGCTTAAGCATTGATTTGGCAGGCAGTTCTTTTATTCTTTTGTTGAGTGACAGTTTTGAAGCAGAAAATGTGAGCTTGAGGgaaagcaagcaagccagcaagcaagcaagcagcaaaGCAAAAAACCTAAGTTATGGATCCAGATTGGAACgaggtgagttttttttcttttttttcctctcttgTTATTgcgtgagagagagagagtgtgtgtgtttgttcttgttgttgttgttgtcttttgATATTGAGCTGGGATATGGGTTgaaagaaggaaagggaagaGTGGAGTTGAGTGTGGATGTTGCCCCGCCATGAAgttgttgctggctggggggggagggaatcACGACTCGACTCTCGCGACCTGCACTTTTGGACGCGACGGGGGAAGAGAATATGTCTGGGGAttgagagagaaagggaCCAGATGGCTAATTACTTTTCCGACTGGACGCCACAGGTCAACCGCATCACCTACCCGGTGCCGATGCCGAATGATTTCAggcatcccaccacccatccgTCGGCGCATCCGCATTCGCATCATGGAGGTTTACATCAGGGGGTTGTCGGTCAGGTTTATGGAGGGgggcctcctccgccgccggggataggtggaggggggattgtagggggtgttggggtggttggtttgcAGCCTGCTACCGCGCTGGCGTTTGATCCCCAGGCTGAGTTGTTGTGGGCTGGGGATTGGAAGGTAGGTTTATGCCGGAAGGGAAatagaggggggaagaggctgACGGCTGGGATAGGGACGGGTGACTTCTTTTGCGAACCGAGAGCTCCGACGATACACGGCCTTCAAGATTCAGATCGACCCGACCGAGGGCCCAGTACAGCAGTTTCTGTTTCACGAAAAGGGGGTGATTgtgcttgggaggagggtggtgcatATGGCTATGAGGAGAGGCCCGGTCCTGTGGAATATACGGCATGAGGGGATGAAGGACTTGCGCTGCATGAGCTTTACGAGCAAAGGGGCGAGCGAGATTCTGGTGGCCGGGTGGCAGGACACCATGTTTGTTATCGACGTGGTCAAGGGAGAGGTCACAAAACAAGTGCCGGCGCCACACCACTACAAAATCATGAAGAGGGGAAGGTATATCTGTGCTGCGACCGAGACGGGGCGGATCGACATTGTGAACCCGACGACGTtcaaggtggagaaggagtgGCAGGCGCATCAAAGCTACATCAACGATATGGATGCGTCGGGGGATTATATCGTCACTTGTGGGGGATCATACAAGCAGCAAGGGCCGGGTTCGTCAAGCAGGGTGCCGGATCCTTATGTCAATGTGTATGACTTGAGGAACATGACGTCGATACAACCGATGCCATTCCCTCCCTTGGCCGCATATGTGCGGCTGCATCCGAGGATGCTGACAACGACTATTGTTTCGTCGCAACAGGGGCA encodes the following:
- the MIC33 gene encoding putative mitochondrial 2-oxoglutarate/malate carrier protein (EggNog:ENOG503NWP1; COG:C), with protein sequence MSSFKQEAEVGRTRGPEAMGSMKNDNLPAASDFLHTPLVRAALPFINGGLSGMVATTVIQPVDMIKVRIQLAGEGVAGGPKPTPISVTRDILASGKALDLYTGLSAGLLRQAVYTTARIGFFDTFMGSLSARAKANGKQVGFSERATAGLSAGGLAAMLGNPADLALIRMQSDGLKPVAERKNYKSVIDALTSIAKSEGVGALWAGAAPTVVRAMALNFGQLAFFSEAKAQLKQRTQWSANAQTLTASAVAGFFASFFSLPFDFVKTRLQKQSRGPDGKLPYKSMVDCFAKVAKQEGVMRFYRGFGTYYVRIAPHAMVTLIVADYLGWLTK